In Streptomyces sp. NBC_00878, a single window of DNA contains:
- a CDS encoding sugar ABC transporter substrate-binding protein, whose product MRRTRAAAASAVTVSLLAAVTACGGGSSTEGGSNDSPKTLTYWASNQGPSIEADKKILTPELKKFEQETGIKVKLEVIPWSDLLNRILAATTSGQGPDVLNIGNTWSASLQATGALLPWDTKNFDKIGGKDRFVESALGSAGASSSDPAAVPLYSMAYALYYNKKMFADAGISGPPATWDDLVADGKKISKDGKWALAAEGSNPSENIHHVFVLGKQHGADFFDADGKPDFTSDGAVAAVKQYVDLMAKDKVVAPGNAEYAQNQSLQDFAKDKTAMVLWQTAATTLKAHGMSDDEWGVAPVPVQSGSPGAETAVNSMVAGINLAVFKNTDNIDGATKFVKFMTSDAEQKTLNETYGSIPPVKAAQEDPAFNTPALKVIRDTLAKSAAPLPQVPNESQFETAVGTAVKELFADAAAGRPVTTASVKEKLSEAQQQMPKK is encoded by the coding sequence ATGCGCAGAACCCGAGCCGCGGCCGCGAGCGCGGTCACCGTCTCCCTGCTGGCCGCCGTGACCGCCTGCGGCGGTGGCTCGTCGACGGAAGGCGGGTCCAACGACTCGCCGAAGACGCTCACCTACTGGGCCTCCAACCAGGGCCCGAGCATCGAGGCCGACAAGAAGATCCTCACGCCCGAGCTGAAGAAGTTCGAGCAGGAGACCGGCATCAAGGTCAAGTTGGAGGTCATCCCCTGGTCCGACCTCCTCAACCGCATTCTCGCCGCGACCACTTCGGGTCAGGGCCCGGACGTCCTCAACATCGGCAACACCTGGTCGGCCTCGCTCCAGGCGACGGGGGCTCTGCTGCCCTGGGACACCAAGAACTTCGACAAGATCGGCGGCAAGGACCGGTTCGTCGAGTCGGCGCTCGGCTCGGCGGGGGCGAGCAGTTCGGATCCGGCGGCGGTGCCGCTGTACTCGATGGCGTACGCGCTCTACTACAACAAGAAGATGTTCGCGGACGCGGGGATATCCGGACCGCCCGCCACCTGGGACGACCTGGTCGCCGACGGGAAGAAGATCTCCAAGGACGGCAAGTGGGCGCTGGCCGCCGAGGGTTCGAACCCGTCGGAGAACATCCACCACGTCTTCGTCCTCGGCAAGCAGCACGGCGCCGACTTCTTCGACGCCGACGGGAAGCCCGACTTCACCTCCGACGGAGCCGTCGCGGCGGTCAAGCAGTACGTCGATCTGATGGCCAAGGACAAGGTCGTCGCGCCCGGCAACGCCGAGTACGCGCAGAACCAGTCGCTGCAGGACTTCGCCAAGGACAAGACGGCGATGGTGCTGTGGCAGACCGCCGCGACCACGCTCAAGGCGCACGGCATGAGCGACGACGAGTGGGGGGTCGCGCCGGTGCCGGTCCAGTCCGGCAGCCCGGGGGCGGAGACCGCCGTGAACTCGATGGTGGCGGGCATCAACCTGGCCGTCTTCAAGAACACCGACAACATCGACGGCGCCACGAAGTTCGTGAAGTTCATGACGAGCGACGCCGAGCAGAAGACGCTCAACGAGACATACGGGTCCATCCCGCCGGTCAAGGCGGCCCAGGAGGACCCGGCGTTCAACACACCCGCGCTGAAGGTGATCAGGGACACGCTCGCCAAGAGCGCGGCCCCGCTGCCCCAGGTGCCCAACGAGTCGCAGTTCGAGACGGCGGTCGGCACGGCCGTGAAGGAGCTGTTCGCGGACGCCGCGGCCGGACGGCCGGTGACGACCGCCTCGGTCAAGGAGAAGCTCTCCGAGGCTCAGCAGCAGATGCCGAAGAAGTGA
- a CDS encoding GH1 family beta-glucosidase: MTIDLAALPQDFVWGTATSAYQIEGAVAEDGRSPSIWDTFSHTPGQVDGDDHGDVACDHYHRWREDIALMKELGTNAYRLSVAWPRVVPGGDGPVNAKGLDFYDALVDGLLEAGITPSVTLYHWDLPQVLQDRGGWPERDTAYHLAAYATAVAERLGDRVRHWTTLNEPLCSAWIGHLEGKMAPGFTDLTAAVRASYHLLLGHGLATQAIRAAAPAAQVGIVNNLSSIEPATDRPEDVAAARRLDGHTNRWWLDPVHGRGFPADMREVYGVELPERAGDLATMAQPLDWLGLNYYFPSVVADDPGGPAPFAQAVRRPGIPRTAMDWEIDASGIENLLLRLTDDYGARRLYVTENGSAYPDVVRADGTVDDPERTLYLEQHLAACASAARKGAPLAGYFAWSLLDNFEWAYGYDKRFGLVHVDYRTQRRTVKGSGRRYAEIIREHGGRERKAA; encoded by the coding sequence GTGACCATCGACCTCGCCGCACTCCCCCAGGACTTCGTGTGGGGGACGGCCACGTCGGCGTACCAGATCGAGGGTGCCGTCGCCGAGGACGGCCGCTCGCCCTCCATCTGGGACACGTTCTCGCACACGCCGGGGCAGGTGGACGGCGACGACCACGGGGATGTCGCCTGCGACCACTACCACCGGTGGCGCGAGGACATCGCCCTGATGAAGGAGCTGGGCACCAACGCGTACCGGCTGTCGGTCGCCTGGCCGCGCGTCGTGCCGGGCGGCGACGGCCCGGTGAACGCCAAGGGGCTCGACTTCTACGACGCGTTGGTCGACGGCCTGCTGGAGGCGGGGATCACGCCGTCGGTGACGCTCTACCACTGGGACCTGCCGCAGGTGCTCCAGGACCGGGGCGGCTGGCCCGAGCGCGACACGGCGTACCACCTGGCGGCGTACGCGACGGCCGTCGCCGAGCGGCTCGGTGACCGGGTCCGGCACTGGACGACCCTCAACGAGCCACTGTGCTCCGCGTGGATCGGCCATCTGGAGGGGAAAATGGCTCCGGGCTTCACGGACCTCACGGCAGCCGTCCGAGCCTCCTACCACCTTCTCCTCGGCCACGGCCTCGCCACGCAGGCGATCCGGGCCGCGGCCCCGGCCGCCCAGGTCGGCATCGTCAACAACCTCTCCAGCATCGAGCCCGCCACCGACCGCCCCGAGGACGTCGCGGCGGCCCGGCGCTTGGACGGCCACACCAACCGCTGGTGGCTCGACCCGGTCCACGGCCGCGGTTTCCCGGCGGACATGCGCGAGGTGTACGGAGTCGAACTCCCCGAGCGGGCGGGCGACTTGGCGACCATGGCCCAGCCCCTGGACTGGCTCGGCCTCAACTACTACTTCCCGTCCGTCGTCGCCGACGACCCCGGCGGCCCCGCCCCCTTCGCCCAGGCGGTCCGCCGGCCCGGCATCCCCCGCACGGCCATGGACTGGGAGATCGACGCGTCCGGCATCGAGAACCTGCTGCTGCGCCTCACCGACGACTACGGCGCCCGGCGGCTCTACGTCACCGAGAACGGCTCCGCCTACCCGGACGTCGTCCGCGCCGACGGCACGGTCGACGACCCCGAGCGCACCCTGTACCTGGAACAGCATCTGGCGGCCTGTGCGTCGGCCGCCCGCAAGGGGGCTCCCCTGGCGGGCTACTTCGCCTGGTCCCTGCTGGACAACTTCGAGTGGGCGTACGGCTACGACAAGCGTTTCGGTCTCGTGCACGTCGACTACCGGACGCAGCGGCGCACGGTGAAAGGCAGCGGGCGGCGGTACGCGGAAATCATCCGGGAGCACGGCGGGAGGGAGCGGAAGGCGGCCTGA
- a CDS encoding phosphotransferase family protein, with amino-acid sequence MSEGGTSRERAVRVLEAAGFPPGSLDHCRPLSGGTYNTVEELRLTDGSRYVLKVPPPPTVPGMSHERELLAAEAEFYRAAATVDVPAPRVVSVSLDASEGCHLLMTACPGDAWGTYPDTEQAALRRELGRQVARLHQVEGPGFGYPSGALGPLSADWRTAFTAMYDAVLEDARRYEAWLPRPVDEVARAAKSAYDALDEVTVPLLVHFDLWPGNILIDRPEGGGEPRIGGLADGERMFWGDPLADFVSLALLGDIRKDPDFLMGYQESGGRAEFTHPARQRLALYRSYLYLIMLIETVPRGAGDEQVAWVRERVAPELTAALDELGQ; translated from the coding sequence ATGTCGGAGGGCGGGACGTCGCGGGAGCGGGCCGTGCGGGTCCTGGAGGCGGCCGGGTTTCCGCCCGGCAGCCTCGACCACTGCCGGCCGCTGAGCGGCGGCACGTACAACACCGTCGAAGAACTCCGCCTCACCGACGGCAGCCGGTACGTACTGAAGGTCCCGCCCCCGCCGACCGTCCCCGGCATGAGCCACGAGCGTGAACTCCTCGCCGCGGAGGCCGAGTTCTACCGTGCCGCCGCCACGGTCGACGTGCCCGCGCCGCGAGTCGTGAGCGTCTCCCTGGACGCGTCCGAAGGCTGTCACCTCCTGATGACGGCCTGTCCGGGCGATGCCTGGGGCACCTACCCGGATACCGAACAGGCGGCACTGCGCAGGGAGTTGGGGCGTCAGGTGGCTCGCCTCCATCAGGTGGAGGGGCCCGGCTTCGGCTACCCGTCCGGCGCCCTCGGCCCTCTGTCCGCCGACTGGCGTACGGCCTTCACCGCCATGTACGACGCCGTCCTGGAGGACGCCCGCCGGTACGAGGCGTGGCTGCCCCGCCCGGTGGACGAGGTGGCGCGCGCGGCCAAGTCGGCGTACGACGCCTTGGACGAGGTCACGGTCCCGCTCCTGGTGCACTTCGATCTGTGGCCGGGGAACATCCTGATCGACCGTCCGGAAGGCGGCGGCGAGCCCAGGATCGGCGGACTGGCCGACGGCGAGCGCATGTTCTGGGGAGACCCGCTCGCGGACTTCGTCTCCCTCGCGCTCCTCGGTGACATCAGGAAGGACCCCGACTTCCTGATGGGCTATCAGGAGTCCGGCGGACGGGCCGAGTTCACTCACCCGGCCCGTCAGCGCCTCGCCCTCTACCGCAGCTATCTCTACCTGATCATGCTCATCGAGACCGTCCCGCGTGGCGCGGGGGACGAGCAGGTCGCCTGGGTCAGGGAGCGCGTCGCCCCCGAACTCACCGCGGCCCTGGACGAGCTGGGTCAGTGA
- a CDS encoding carbohydrate ABC transporter permease, producing the protein MAAPRSFLWSRRIFLTLLTGFVLLPVYVMLSSSLKPLQDVSGKFRWVPSGLTVRPYIDIWSTVPLAKYFVNSLIVAGAATVCSVVIAIFAAYGVSRYRFRGKRLFTVTVLSTQMFPGILFLLPLFLIYVNIGNATGIALFGSRIGLILTYLTFSLPFSIWMLIGYFESVPRDLDEAAMVDGCGPLGALFRVVVPAAIPGIVAVAVYAFMTAWGEVLFASVMTNDTTRTLAVGLKGYATQSDVYWNQVMAASLVVSVPVVAGFLLLQRYLVAGLTAGAVK; encoded by the coding sequence ATGGCCGCACCGCGCTCCTTCCTCTGGTCGCGCCGGATTTTCCTCACCCTGCTGACCGGCTTCGTCCTGCTGCCGGTGTACGTGATGCTGTCCAGCTCGCTGAAACCGCTGCAGGACGTGTCGGGGAAGTTCCGCTGGGTGCCCAGCGGGCTGACGGTCCGCCCGTACATCGACATCTGGTCGACCGTTCCGCTGGCGAAGTACTTCGTCAACTCGCTGATCGTGGCGGGCGCGGCGACGGTCTGCTCGGTGGTGATCGCGATCTTCGCCGCGTACGGGGTGAGCCGGTACCGCTTCCGCGGGAAGCGGCTGTTCACCGTGACCGTGCTGTCCACGCAGATGTTCCCCGGGATCCTCTTCCTGCTCCCGCTGTTCCTGATCTACGTGAACATCGGCAACGCCACCGGCATCGCGCTCTTCGGCTCGCGGATCGGCCTGATCCTCACGTATCTGACGTTCTCGCTGCCGTTCTCGATCTGGATGTTGATCGGTTACTTCGAGTCGGTGCCGCGGGATCTGGACGAGGCGGCGATGGTGGACGGCTGCGGGCCGCTCGGCGCGCTCTTCCGGGTCGTCGTGCCCGCCGCGATCCCCGGGATCGTCGCGGTCGCGGTGTACGCGTTCATGACCGCGTGGGGCGAGGTGCTGTTCGCGTCGGTGATGACCAACGACACCACCCGCACGCTCGCCGTCGGCCTCAAGGGTTATGCCACACAGAGCGACGTGTACTGGAACCAGGTCATGGCCGCCTCGCTCGTGGTGAGCGTCCCCGTGGTCGCCGGGTTCCTGCTGCTCCAGCGCTATCTGGTCGCCGGGCTCACCGCCGGGGCAGTGAAGTGA
- a CDS encoding carbohydrate ABC transporter permease, whose protein sequence is MTVTAEPAVGEEALPGATGPTPRRRTGRVRRIALPYLLLLPALLLELLVHLVPMVIGIVMSFKELTQFYIRDWGAAPWAGFDNYSLSVDFDAPVGAALLDSFFVTCAFTVLSVGLCWLLGTTAAVYMQETFRGRGFLRAVFLIPYALPVYAAVITWAFMFQHDNGLVNHVLHDQLGLTDSPSFWLIGDNSFIALLVVSVWKGWPFAFLIVMAGLQNIPRDLYEAAAIDGAGMLQQLRRITLPSLRPVNQVLVLVLFLWTFNDFNTPYVLFGKAAPEAADLISIHIYQSSFVTWNFGTGSAMSVLLLLFLLVVTGVYLVLTSRGRRSADV, encoded by the coding sequence ATGACCGTGACCGCTGAACCCGCGGTCGGGGAGGAGGCGTTGCCCGGTGCGACGGGGCCGACCCCGCGCCGCCGCACCGGGCGCGTACGCCGTATCGCCCTGCCGTATCTGCTCCTGCTGCCCGCCCTGCTGCTCGAACTCCTCGTCCATCTGGTGCCGATGGTGATCGGCATCGTGATGAGCTTCAAGGAGCTCACGCAGTTCTACATCCGCGACTGGGGCGCCGCACCCTGGGCGGGGTTCGACAACTACAGCCTGTCCGTGGACTTCGACGCGCCCGTCGGCGCTGCGCTGCTCGACTCCTTCTTCGTCACCTGCGCCTTCACCGTGCTGTCCGTCGGCCTGTGCTGGCTGCTCGGCACGACGGCCGCGGTCTACATGCAGGAGACGTTCCGCGGCCGCGGCTTCCTGCGCGCGGTCTTCCTCATCCCGTACGCGCTTCCGGTGTACGCGGCCGTCATCACCTGGGCGTTCATGTTCCAGCACGACAACGGCCTGGTGAACCACGTGCTGCACGACCAACTGGGCCTCACCGACAGCCCGTCCTTCTGGCTGATCGGCGACAACAGTTTCATCGCGCTGCTCGTCGTGTCGGTGTGGAAGGGCTGGCCGTTCGCCTTCCTCATCGTGATGGCGGGCCTGCAGAACATCCCCAGGGACCTGTACGAGGCGGCGGCGATCGACGGGGCCGGGATGCTCCAGCAGCTCCGCCGCATCACGCTGCCTTCGCTGCGCCCGGTCAACCAGGTGCTGGTCCTGGTGCTCTTCCTGTGGACGTTCAACGACTTCAACACGCCGTACGTGCTGTTCGGCAAGGCGGCGCCGGAGGCCGCCGACCTGATCTCGATCCACATCTACCAGTCGTCGTTCGTGACATGGAACTTCGGGACGGGGTCGGCGATGTCCGTGCTGCTGTTGCTGTTCCTGCTGGTCGTGACGGGCGTCTACCTCGTCCTGACCTCGCGCGGACGGAGGTCCGCCGATGTCTAG